In Nicotiana tabacum cultivar K326 chromosome 2, ASM71507v2, whole genome shotgun sequence, the following proteins share a genomic window:
- the LOC107773890 gene encoding uncharacterized protein LOC107773890, which yields MCLTLRNLYAKRNMGCSGSSHAKPNRIVKKIIRKPKPWKHPQPITRSQLMQLREEFWDTAPHYGGKKEIWDALRAAAEADLDLAQAIVDSGGIIVHNTDMTVCYDETGTKYELPKYVLSEPTNMIRYD from the exons ATGTGTCTAACTCTACGGAATTTGTATGctaaaagaaacatgggttgtaGCGGATCGTCTCACGCCAAGCCAAACA GAATTGTgaaaaagataataagaaagccAAAACCATGGAAGCATCCACAGCCAATAACAAGAAGTCAGTTGATGCAGCTAAgggaagagttttgggacactgcTCCTCACTATGGTGGTAAGAAAG AAATCTGGGATGCGCTTCGTGCTGCGGCAGAAGCTGATCTGGACCTAGCTCAAGCAATTGTGGACAGTGGTGGGATCATTGTCCACAACACTGACATGACCGTCTGCTACGATGAAACAG GTACCAAATATGAACTACCGAAGTACGTTTTGAGCGAGCCAACGAACATGATAAGATATGATTGA